The following coding sequences lie in one Arachis ipaensis cultivar K30076 chromosome B05, Araip1.1, whole genome shotgun sequence genomic window:
- the LOC107641635 gene encoding protein FD: MEEVWKDINLASLNDHSTRPSSSSSSSSAAFIFQDFLARPFTINTTTNSDPPPSPSPSPSPLSPAPPQSLTALSLCSHHRPINRNHHHHPHHNPFGHPPHPAAPSPPSTTKLPFSSSPLFDTIPSSSSLPCFATANRFPETSSDPAPTVDRRNKRMIKNRESAARSRARKQAYTSELQLKVDHLLEENARLKRQQQKLCEAAVLNHQQKKKRALYRTFTAPF; the protein is encoded by the exons ATGGAAGAGGTGTGGAAGGACATCAACCTCGCTTCCTTGAACGACCACAGCACCAGaccctcttcctcctcttcctcctcctccgcGGCCTTCATCTTCCAAGACTTCCTCGCCCGTCCCTTCACCATTAACACCACCACCAACTCCGATCCTCCACCCTCGCCCTCTCCATCCCCCTCTCCCTTATCTCCTGCACCGCCGCAATCCCTCACTGCTCTCAGCCTCTGTTCTCATCATCGCCCTATTAACCGCAACCACCATCACCATCCTCATCATAATCCCTTCGGCCATCCCCCTCATCCTGCTGCACCATCACCTCCCTCCACTACCAAGCTTCCTTTCTCTTCTTCACCATTATTTGACACCAttccttcctcttcttctctccccTGCTTCGCCACCGCTAACCGGTTTCCTGAAACCTCCTCTGATCCCGCCCCTACGGTCGACCGCCGCAACAAGCGCATGATTAAGAATCGTGAATCTGCTGCTCGATCACGCGCTAGAAAACAG GCATATACGAGCGAGTTGCAGCTTAAAGTGGATCACTTGCTGGAAGAGAATGCAAGACTCAAGAGGCAGCAACAAAAG CTATGTGAAGCAGCAGTGTTGAATCATcagcaaaagaagaagagagcCCTGTACCGAACATTTACAGCACCATTTTGA